A genomic window from Corynebacterium fournieri includes:
- the wzt gene encoding galactan export ABC transporter ATP-binding subunit Wzt/RfbE: protein MVSIDTYNACVDFPIFDAKSRSLKKAMMSSAGGNIGKNASNTVVVEALRDINLHLREGDRVGLVGHNGAGKSTLLRLLSGIYEPTRGVADVRGRVAPVFDLGVGMDPEISGYENIIIRGLFLGQTRKQMKAKMDEIAEFSELGDYLNMPLRTYSTGMRVRLALGVVTSIEPEILLLDEGIGAVDAAFMAKARVKLAEMVEKSGILVFASHSNDFLAQLCNTALWVDKGEIREAGLVADVVGAYEGPETGEYVAELVERFHGDPA from the coding sequence GTGGTTTCCATCGACACCTACAACGCCTGCGTCGACTTTCCCATCTTCGACGCCAAGTCCCGGTCTTTGAAGAAGGCCATGATGTCCTCCGCTGGCGGCAACATCGGCAAAAACGCCTCCAACACCGTGGTCGTGGAGGCGCTCCGCGACATCAACCTGCACCTGCGCGAAGGCGACCGCGTCGGCCTGGTCGGACACAACGGCGCTGGCAAGTCCACCTTGTTGAGGCTCCTGTCCGGCATCTACGAGCCCACCCGCGGCGTCGCCGACGTGCGCGGCCGCGTCGCCCCGGTGTTCGATCTCGGCGTGGGCATGGACCCGGAGATCTCCGGCTACGAAAACATCATCATCCGCGGGCTGTTTCTGGGCCAGACGCGCAAGCAGATGAAGGCCAAGATGGACGAGATCGCGGAGTTCTCCGAGCTCGGCGACTATCTCAACATGCCCCTGCGCACCTACTCCACCGGCATGCGCGTCCGCCTGGCCCTTGGCGTGGTCACCTCTATCGAGCCGGAGATCCTGCTTCTGGACGAGGGCATCGGCGCCGTCGACGCAGCCTTCATGGCCAAGGCCCGGGTGAAGCTGGCCGAGATGGTGGAAAAGTCCGGCATCTTGGTCTTCGCCTCCCACTCCAACGACTTTTTGGCCCAGCTGTGCAACACCGCCCTGTGGGTGGACAAGGGCGAGATCCGGGAGGCCGGCCTAGTCGCGGACGTGGTGGGCGCCTACGAGGGCCCCGAAACCGGCGAGTACGTCGCGGAGCTGGTGGAGCGCTTCCACGGGGACCCCGCC
- the wzm gene encoding galactan export ABC transporter permease subunit Wzm/RfbD, whose product MTSPPGEDTPPSQSKTFRRAFDDLVRGWGQHELWLQLGWQDIKQRYKRSTLGPLWITIATGVMSLALGLLYSMLFQIDVAEFLPHVTVGFIVWGFISGCIKDGANVFIENEGLIKQLPSALSVHVYRLVWRQLLFLAHNMVIWLLLVLIFRIPLTLHTLLFIPGLALLVVNGVWVSMFFGMVATRFRDVAPLLEALVQLLFYVTPIVWTTRTLKEQGGEVAQRAMLAEINPLYHYLEIVRAPLIDEPLASYHWVIVLACTVVGVLITLLAMKRWRFRVPYWV is encoded by the coding sequence ATGACCAGCCCTCCGGGCGAAGACACGCCGCCGTCTCAGTCCAAGACCTTCCGCCGCGCGTTCGATGACCTTGTCCGCGGCTGGGGCCAGCACGAGTTGTGGCTCCAGCTGGGGTGGCAGGACATCAAGCAGCGCTACAAGCGCTCCACGCTCGGCCCGCTGTGGATCACCATCGCCACCGGCGTGATGTCGCTGGCGCTGGGCCTGCTGTATTCCATGCTGTTCCAGATCGACGTGGCCGAGTTCCTCCCCCACGTCACCGTCGGCTTCATCGTCTGGGGTTTCATCTCCGGCTGCATCAAGGACGGCGCGAACGTCTTCATCGAAAACGAAGGCCTGATCAAACAGCTCCCCTCCGCCCTGTCGGTGCACGTGTACCGCCTGGTGTGGCGCCAGTTGCTGTTTTTGGCGCACAACATGGTGATCTGGCTGCTGCTGGTGCTGATCTTCCGCATCCCGCTGACCTTGCACACCCTGCTGTTCATCCCCGGCCTGGCGTTGTTGGTGGTCAACGGCGTGTGGGTGTCCATGTTCTTCGGCATGGTGGCCACCCGCTTCCGCGACGTCGCCCCGCTGCTAGAGGCCCTGGTGCAGCTACTGTTCTACGTCACCCCGATCGTCTGGACCACGCGCACGCTCAAGGAGCAGGGCGGCGAGGTCGCCCAGCGCGCCATGCTCGCGGAGATCAACCCCCTGTACCACTACCTCGAGATCGTGCGGGCCCCGCTTATCGACGAACCTCTGGCCTCCTACCACTGGGTCATCGTCCTGGCGTGCACGGTGGTCGGCGTCCTGATCACTTTGCTTGCCATGAAGCGTTGGCGCTTCCGCGTGCCGTACTGGGTTTAG
- a CDS encoding aminotransferase class V-fold PLP-dependent enzyme → MAYDVWGVRGLYTSLGSGWTYLNAHDRPQVPEKVASAVSRSFRSAATVPLPEPSLGSHSKEALGQPEGAQYPEAARVAIADLTGVAADQVVLGPSVPALYSALVNAMKPMLRRNSSIVLNPLDRPHLTKRLRRAGLDEAWAQADLATGDLPAWQYSEIADGSTRLVSVPAAHAELGNVVRVADIVEAVREKSRAWVLVDATAYAPYRPVDLEAWGADVAAVDIAQLGGPDIAALIFRDTAMFKRLDMDALDLEVSQGLAGAVPAVVDHYASLVEGYSERATRRNRLKYSMGETTAYLNGLRDDLHTFLGTLPAVHIVGVSGEAAADARVERIPRLAFGVTGVPSETVLRRLLANGIVATQTCATPLLDDMGVADMGGAVTIAMSPFNTQNDIEQLVRTVASLA, encoded by the coding sequence GTGGCGTATGACGTGTGGGGTGTGCGCGGTTTGTATACCTCGCTTGGCAGCGGCTGGACGTATCTGAACGCGCACGACAGGCCGCAGGTGCCGGAGAAGGTCGCGTCTGCGGTCTCGCGTAGCTTCCGCAGTGCGGCGACGGTGCCGTTGCCGGAGCCGTCCCTGGGCTCGCACTCGAAGGAGGCGTTGGGCCAGCCGGAAGGGGCGCAGTACCCGGAGGCGGCGCGGGTGGCCATCGCGGACCTGACCGGTGTGGCGGCGGACCAGGTGGTGCTGGGCCCGAGCGTGCCTGCACTGTACTCGGCGCTGGTCAACGCGATGAAGCCGATGTTGCGCCGTAATTCCTCTATCGTGCTCAATCCGCTGGACCGGCCGCATTTGACCAAGCGTCTGCGGCGCGCCGGGCTGGATGAGGCGTGGGCGCAGGCGGACCTGGCCACCGGTGATCTGCCGGCGTGGCAGTACAGCGAGATCGCGGACGGCTCCACCCGCCTGGTGTCCGTGCCGGCGGCGCACGCGGAGCTGGGCAACGTGGTGCGCGTCGCCGACATTGTGGAGGCGGTGCGCGAAAAGTCGAGGGCGTGGGTGCTTGTGGACGCCACCGCGTACGCCCCGTACCGGCCCGTTGACCTCGAGGCCTGGGGCGCTGACGTGGCCGCGGTGGACATCGCTCAGCTGGGTGGGCCGGATATCGCCGCGCTGATCTTCCGCGACACCGCCATGTTCAAGCGCCTGGACATGGACGCGCTGGATCTGGAGGTCTCCCAGGGCCTTGCGGGCGCGGTGCCGGCGGTTGTGGACCACTACGCCTCCCTGGTGGAGGGCTATTCCGAGCGTGCGACGCGCCGCAACCGCCTGAAATACTCGATGGGAGAGACCACGGCGTACCTCAACGGCTTGCGCGATGATTTGCACACGTTTTTGGGCACTTTGCCTGCCGTGCACATCGTCGGCGTCAGCGGCGAGGCGGCGGCGGATGCGCGTGTGGAGCGCATTCCGCGCTTGGCCTTCGGCGTGACCGGCGTGCCCAGCGAGACGGTGCTGCGCCGCCTGCTGGCCAACGGGATTGTGGCCACGCAGACATGTGCGACCCCGCTTCTGGACGACATGGGGGTCGCCGACATGGGCGGCGCGGTGACCATTGCCATGTCGCCGTTTAACACGCAGAACGACATTGAGCAGTTGGTGCGCACCGTCGCATCGCTTGCTTAG
- a CDS encoding NAD(P)H-quinone oxidoreductase has translation MKAINEKLALYDAATPTPQDGEVLVKVTAAGVNRGDLMQAASKYPPPKGESEIMGLECAGVIVDPGTTTRKKGEEVGCLLAGGGYAEYVAVPEGQLTPIPSGLTVEETAGVVEVACTVWSNLGMIAGIQQGSRVLIHGGSGGIGSFAIQMCKAMGCEVAVTAGSQDKLEYCRDLGADILINYKEQDFAAELPGWADAILDVVGGPYLEQNIKALNTDGHLIVIAVQGGPKGTLSLGRMMPRRLSVTATTLRARPRPMKAAIVASTVEHVWPLIESGQIKPNISARFPLDQAKQAHEHLDSGDNTGKILLAL, from the coding sequence ATGAAAGCAATCAATGAGAAGCTCGCGCTTTACGACGCAGCTACGCCCACCCCGCAAGACGGCGAAGTGCTCGTGAAGGTCACCGCCGCCGGCGTGAACCGCGGCGATCTGATGCAGGCCGCGAGCAAGTACCCGCCGCCAAAGGGCGAATCGGAGATTATGGGCCTGGAGTGCGCGGGCGTGATCGTGGACCCGGGCACCACCACCAGGAAAAAGGGCGAAGAGGTCGGCTGCTTGCTCGCCGGCGGCGGCTACGCCGAGTACGTCGCGGTGCCGGAGGGCCAGCTCACGCCGATCCCTTCGGGCCTGACCGTGGAGGAGACCGCCGGCGTGGTCGAGGTGGCCTGCACGGTGTGGTCGAACCTGGGCATGATCGCCGGCATCCAACAGGGCAGCCGTGTGCTCATCCACGGCGGCTCGGGCGGCATCGGCTCGTTTGCCATCCAGATGTGCAAGGCCATGGGTTGCGAGGTCGCCGTCACCGCCGGCAGCCAAGACAAGTTGGAGTACTGCCGGGACCTGGGCGCGGACATCCTTATTAATTACAAGGAACAGGACTTCGCCGCGGAGCTGCCCGGGTGGGCGGACGCGATCCTCGACGTGGTCGGCGGGCCGTACCTGGAGCAGAACATTAAGGCGCTGAACACGGACGGCCACCTCATCGTCATCGCGGTGCAAGGCGGGCCGAAGGGCACCCTGTCGCTGGGGCGGATGATGCCGCGGCGCCTGTCCGTCACCGCCACCACCCTGCGCGCACGCCCGCGGCCGATGAAGGCGGCCATCGTCGCCTCAACCGTGGAACATGTCTGGCCGCTGATTGAATCCGGGCAGATCAAACCCAACATCTCCGCGCGCTTCCCGCTGGATCAGGCCAAGCAGGCGCACGAACACCTGGATTCGGGGGACAACACGGGCAAAATCCTTCTGGCTCTCTAG
- a CDS encoding SdrD B-like domain-containing protein, which translates to MPTTIHTTTTAEAPKRSSIGDKVWEDTNGDGKEDPDEKTGVPDVTVIVKDPEGNEVTRTVTDEDGNWKVDVEPGDYVVEYVPGGHTPSQPDQVKRTVTIKPGEKRDDVDLGVLPSGSVGDRVWVDEDGDGKQGENEKGLENVVVLVSREGEPTRSAVTDANGDWKIEGLNPNAEYDIRFVKPDGWEVTGKVPGSDESGLASKVTVKPGEYNDTYDLGLRKLDTCRECEPVKPGTIGDRVWIDENGDGKEDPNEKTGVPDVTVIVKDPEGNEVTRTVTDEDGNWKVDVEPGDYVVEYVPGGHTPSQPDQVKRTVTIKPGEKRDDVDLGVLPSGSVGDRVWVDEDGDGKQGENEKGLENVVVLVSREGEPTRSAVTDANGDWKIEGLNPNAEYDIRFVKPDGWEVTGKVPGSDESGLASKVTVKPGEYNDTYDLGLRKLDTCRECEPVKPGTIGDRVWIDENGDGKEDPNEKTGVPDVTVIVKDPEGNEVTRTVTDEDGNWKVDVEPGDYEIEYRPRDWKPTDPKRVTQKVTVEEGKDYLDLDLGVQKPKPGEPTPPTEKPEKGSSSETLDRCVANAVRSPLLYLVPVALLGAFGGELARPYMGAINEQVNQINAQFQEAMRRNSPDWGHGGRGGRDNDQFAELRGQIDAANRRIAELGQDPNVQRFGTVAAGIIGLIAAGGVLYDWCSNEKGEAFTSIGGSSAKESGAEGRQSSSKDAA; encoded by the coding sequence GTGCCAACCACAATTCACACCACCACGACTGCGGAAGCGCCGAAGCGCAGCTCCATCGGAGACAAGGTCTGGGAGGACACCAACGGTGACGGTAAGGAGGACCCGGATGAGAAGACGGGTGTTCCGGATGTGACCGTGATTGTGAAGGATCCGGAGGGCAACGAGGTCACTCGTACCGTCACCGACGAGGACGGTAACTGGAAGGTTGACGTCGAGCCGGGCGACTACGTTGTTGAGTACGTTCCGGGTGGTCACACCCCGTCGCAGCCGGATCAGGTCAAGCGCACTGTGACGATCAAGCCGGGTGAGAAGCGCGACGACGTTGACCTTGGTGTTCTGCCGTCTGGTTCTGTTGGTGACCGTGTGTGGGTTGACGAGGACGGCGACGGTAAGCAGGGCGAGAACGAGAAGGGCCTTGAAAACGTTGTGGTGTTGGTGTCCCGTGAGGGTGAGCCGACGCGTTCTGCAGTGACCGATGCAAACGGTGATTGGAAGATTGAGGGTCTGAACCCGAACGCTGAGTACGACATTCGCTTTGTGAAGCCGGATGGCTGGGAGGTCACCGGTAAGGTTCCGGGTTCGGATGAGTCTGGTCTGGCTTCGAAGGTGACGGTGAAGCCGGGTGAGTACAACGACACTTACGACCTTGGTCTGAGGAAGCTTGATACGTGTCGCGAGTGTGAGCCGGTCAAGCCGGGCACTATTGGCGATCGTGTCTGGATTGATGAGAACGGTGACGGCAAGGAAGACCCGAATGAGAAGACGGGTGTTCCGGATGTGACCGTGATTGTGAAGGATCCGGAGGGCAACGAGGTCACTCGTACCGTCACCGACGAGGACGGTAACTGGAAGGTTGACGTCGAGCCGGGCGACTACGTTGTTGAGTACGTTCCGGGTGGTCACACCCCGTCGCAGCCGGATCAGGTCAAGCGCACTGTGACGATCAAGCCGGGTGAGAAGCGCGACGACGTTGACCTTGGTGTTCTGCCGTCTGGTTCTGTTGGTGACCGTGTGTGGGTTGACGAGGACGGCGACGGTAAGCAGGGCGAGAACGAGAAGGGCCTTGAAAACGTTGTGGTGTTGGTGTCCCGTGAGGGTGAGCCGACGCGTTCTGCAGTGACCGATGCAAACGGTGATTGGAAGATTGAGGGTCTGAACCCGAACGCTGAGTACGACATTCGCTTTGTGAAGCCGGATGGCTGGGAGGTCACCGGTAAGGTTCCGGGTTCGGATGAGTCTGGTCTGGCTTCGAAGGTGACGGTGAAGCCGGGTGAGTACAACGACACTTACGACCTTGGTCTGAGGAAGCTTGATACGTGTCGCGAGTGTGAGCCGGTCAAGCCGGGCACTATTGGCGATCGTGTCTGGATTGATGAGAACGGTGACGGCAAGGAAGACCCGAATGAGAAGACGGGTGTTCCGGATGTGACCGTGATTGTGAAGGATCCGGAGGGCAACGAGGTCACTCGTACCGTCACCGACGAGGACGGTAACTGGAAGGTTGACGTCGAGCCGGGCGACTACGAGATTGAGTACCGCCCGCGCGACTGGAAGCCGACCGACCCGAAGCGCGTGACCCAGAAGGTCACTGTGGAAGAGGGTAAGGATTACCTGGACCTCGACCTTGGTGTGCAGAAGCCGAAGCCGGGCGAGCCGACCCCGCCGACCGAGAAGCCGGAGAAGGGCTCGTCGAGCGAGACGCTCGACCGCTGCGTGGCCAACGCTGTGCGCTCGCCGCTGCTGTACTTGGTGCCGGTGGCGCTGCTGGGTGCCTTCGGTGGCGAGCTCGCCCGTCCGTACATGGGCGCGATCAACGAGCAGGTCAACCAGATCAACGCGCAGTTCCAGGAGGCCATGCGCCGCAACAGCCCGGACTGGGGCCACGGCGGCCGTGGCGGTCGCGACAACGACCAGTTCGCTGAGCTGCGTGGCCAGATCGATGCGGCGAACCGTCGTATCGCGGAGCTTGGACAGGATCCGAACGTCCAGCGCTTCGGCACCGTCGCCGCTGGCATCATCGGACTGATCGCCGCGGGCGGCGTGCTCTACGACTGGTGCTCCAACGAGAAGGGCGAGGCCTTCACCTCCATCGGTGGCTCCTCCGCCAAGGAGTCCGGTGCGGAAGGCCGCCAGTCCTCCAGCAAGGACGCGGCATAA